Proteins from a single region of Mytilus trossulus isolate FHL-02 chromosome 2, PNRI_Mtr1.1.1.hap1, whole genome shotgun sequence:
- the LOC134707692 gene encoding galactosylgalactosylxylosylprotein 3-beta-glucuronosyltransferase 1-like isoform X2, whose protein sequence is MANKSTLFLSATSVLLIVYVSLFSVLQHSGKLRDSSLKTQETRYFDSIEDDRESVKTETSFNERMNELEAVNYEQSVPRSRVKRNSAEEKEDELQELPIIHVITPTYKRMNQIPEMTRVANTLKNVKALHWMVVEEGNKTLPEVNQLLMKSGIDFTYLSARPYKNLNTSLKGIHQRNKAIFWLRKNVDLSKDGVVYFADDDNTYDLELFDEMRYTKKVSVWPVGFVSRRQYQTPILKNGKVVKFNAWNTENRKFPIDMAGFALNT, encoded by the exons ATGGCAAATAAATCGACTTTATTCCTGTCTGCTACATCAGTATTACTTATTGTTTACGTTTCTTTATTTAGCGTACTTCAACATTCAGGTAa ACTAAGAGACTCAAGCTTAAAGACTCAAGAGACGAGATATTTTGATTCAATAGAAGATGATAGAGAATCAGTTAAAACAGAAACTTCATTTAATGAAAGAATGAATGAATTAGAAGCAGTGAATTATGAACAGTCAGTCCCGCGTAGTAGAGTTAAGAGAAATTCTGCAGAAGAAAAAGAAGACGAACTTCAAGAATTACCAATAATTCATGTAATAACTCCAACATACAAACGAATGAATCAGATACCGGAAATGACAAGAGTCGCAAACACTTTGAAGAATGTTAAGGCCTTACATTGGATGGTTGTGGAAGAAGGAAACAAGACTCTACCTGAAGTCAACCAACTTCTTATGAAATCAGGAATTGATTTTACCTATTTGTCTGCAAGaccatataaaaatttaaacacaagtcTAAAAGGGATCCACCAAAGgaataaagcaatattttggTTACGAAAGAATGTTGATTTGTCAAAAGATGGCGTGGTATATTTTGCTGATGATGACAATACGTATGATTTGGAACTCTTTGATGAG ATGAGATACACCAAGAAAGTATCAGTATGGCCAGTGGGATTTGTATCCAGAAGACAATACCAAACACCAATTCTTAAAAATGGAAAG GTGGTAAAATTTAATGCATGGAATactgaaaacagaaaatttccAATAGATATGGCAGGATTCGCATTGAAtacttaa
- the LOC134707692 gene encoding galactosylgalactosylxylosylprotein 3-beta-glucuronosyltransferase 1-like isoform X1 encodes MANKSTLFLSATSVLLIVYVSLFSVLQHSGRLRDSSLKTQETRYFDSIEDDRESVKTETSFNERMNELEAVNYEQSVPRSRVKRNSAEEKEDELQELPIIHVITPTYKRMNQIPEMTRVANTLKNVKALHWMVVEEGNKTLPEVNQLLMKSGIDFTYLSARPYKNLNTSLKGIHQRNKAIFWLRKNVDLSKDGVVYFADDDNTYDLELFDEMRYTKKVSVWPVGFVSRRQYQTPILKNGKVVKFNAWNTENRKFPIDMAGFALNT; translated from the exons ATGGCAAATAAATCGACTTTATTCCTGTCTGCTACATCAGTATTACTTATTGTTTACGTTTCTTTATTTAGCGTACTTCAACATTCAG GTAGACTAAGAGACTCAAGCTTAAAGACTCAAGAGACGAGATATTTTGATTCAATAGAAGATGATAGAGAATCAGTTAAAACAGAAACTTCATTTAATGAAAGAATGAATGAATTAGAAGCAGTGAATTATGAACAGTCAGTCCCGCGTAGTAGAGTTAAGAGAAATTCTGCAGAAGAAAAAGAAGACGAACTTCAAGAATTACCAATAATTCATGTAATAACTCCAACATACAAACGAATGAATCAGATACCGGAAATGACAAGAGTCGCAAACACTTTGAAGAATGTTAAGGCCTTACATTGGATGGTTGTGGAAGAAGGAAACAAGACTCTACCTGAAGTCAACCAACTTCTTATGAAATCAGGAATTGATTTTACCTATTTGTCTGCAAGaccatataaaaatttaaacacaagtcTAAAAGGGATCCACCAAAGgaataaagcaatattttggTTACGAAAGAATGTTGATTTGTCAAAAGATGGCGTGGTATATTTTGCTGATGATGACAATACGTATGATTTGGAACTCTTTGATGAG ATGAGATACACCAAGAAAGTATCAGTATGGCCAGTGGGATTTGTATCCAGAAGACAATACCAAACACCAATTCTTAAAAATGGAAAG GTGGTAAAATTTAATGCATGGAATactgaaaacagaaaatttccAATAGATATGGCAGGATTCGCATTGAAtacttaa